The stretch of DNA TGATGGGGGGCTTTGACTGCGCCGGAAGATACTCTGGTGGACAGTGTTCGTGTatgattaaattgaattttccatcttcaCAGAGTTCATCTATGCCACGCTGCCAAGAACCCAACGCGGGCAGCCAATTGTTCTGGGTGGAGATCCCAAggggaagaattttctctacaCCAATGGGAATTCGGTGATAATCCGAAATATCGAGGTGAGTTTCGTCTCTGAATGTTATTTTGGAGCAACCGGCTTGTCCGGGAATCTCCGACGGAGGATGGCGAGCGCGAGATATAAAAATACGCCAACGCCTGTGCTTTAATTTTAGAATCCTGCTATCGCCGACATCTATACGGAACACTCGTGTGCTGTGAATGTGGCAAAATACTCCCCGAGCGGCTTCTACATTGCTTCCGGAGGTGAGTGACATATTCCCCACAAAAAGCCTcccttattaattaatttagcaatttcaatttattactaATGCTCTCTGCAATCTtatctacaaaatattttttttatcattgcCACTGTGGTGTTCATTTTGCACTTAGTTTCTGATATTTGACGCGCTTTAGTTGGTTCTCGGTTATGCCCCAATTCCATATATGTATGACTTTAACACTAGATGTGGAGATttaatccaaaaaaataactcaTTCCCCTttctttcaaatgaatttttaaaacttcctTTCTCTTCTTCCAGATCAATCCGGAAAGATTCGTATTTGGGACACGGTGAATAAGGAGCATAtccttaaaaatgaatttcaaccAATTGGGGGCCCCATTAAGGATATCTCATGGTCTCCGGACAACCAGAGAATTGTTATTGTTGGCGAGGGTCGTGAGAGATTTGGTCATGTATTCATGGCGGAAACTGGTACGTCAGTGGGTGAGATTAGTGGGCAGTCGAAGCCAATCAATTCGTGCGATTTTCGTCCCAATCGCCCCTTCCGAATTGTCACGGGCAGTGAAGACAATACCATTGCTGTCTTCGAGGGACCACccttcaaattcaaaatgaccAAGCAGGAACACACGCGCTTCGTCCAGGCTGTGCGATACTCACCGAGCGGTAGTCACTTTGCCTCAGCGGGATTCGATGGAAAAGCTTTCCTGTACGATGGTCAATCATCAGATCTTGTGGCGGAATTTGGAAGTCCCGCTCATAAGGGTGGAGTCTATGCGGTAGCGTGGAAAGGAGATGGAAGTCAATTGTTGACATGCTCTGGCGATAAGACATGCCGCCTGTGGGATGTGTCGACACAGCAGTTGATCAGTGAATTCCCAATGGGTACAACTGTGGATGATCAGCAAGTGTCGTGCCTGTGGCAGGGTGATCATCTCCTATCAGTTTCCCTCTCGGGCTTTATTAACTACCTTGATGTGAATAACCCAGCAAAACCACTGAGAGTTGTCAAGGGGCACAACAAGCCCATTACCGTTCTCACCCTAAGTGAGGATCGTAGCACAATCTACACCGGAAGTCATGATGGTGTCATGACAAATTGGAATTCCGGAAATGGTGTAAATGATCGCGTTGGTGGCACTGGGCATGGAAATCAAGTGAATGGACTTAAAGCAATGGGCGAAGATATCTACTCCTGTGGCATTGATGATTCCCTGAGGCAGATCAATGTCGAGGGTAATACGTACACCGATGTCGTGGTGAAGCTCAATTGTCAACCCCGTGGATTGGATGTGCTCAAAGAGCAGAATATCGTCATTGTTCCATGCGTAAAGGAGATTACCGTTGTTCAGGATAATCGCAAAGTTTCCACGCTTCCAATAAAGTACGAATCAAGCTGCCTGTCCATCAATCCCGAAACCCTGGAGGTTGCCGTTG from Lutzomyia longipalpis isolate SR_M1_2022 chromosome 1, ASM2433408v1 encodes:
- the LOC129797531 gene encoding actin-interacting protein 1 produces the protein MSYSNKFIYATLPRTQRGQPIVLGGDPKGKNFLYTNGNSVIIRNIENPAIADIYTEHSCAVNVAKYSPSGFYIASGDQSGKIRIWDTVNKEHILKNEFQPIGGPIKDISWSPDNQRIVIVGEGRERFGHVFMAETGTSVGEISGQSKPINSCDFRPNRPFRIVTGSEDNTIAVFEGPPFKFKMTKQEHTRFVQAVRYSPSGSHFASAGFDGKAFLYDGQSSDLVAEFGSPAHKGGVYAVAWKGDGSQLLTCSGDKTCRLWDVSTQQLISEFPMGTTVDDQQVSCLWQGDHLLSVSLSGFINYLDVNNPAKPLRVVKGHNKPITVLTLSEDRSTIYTGSHDGVMTNWNSGNGVNDRVGGTGHGNQVNGLKAMGEDIYSCGIDDSLRQINVEGNTYTDVVVKLNCQPRGLDVLKEQNIVIVPCVKEITVVQDNRKVSTLPIKYESSCLSINPETLEVAVGGDDSKVHIYSLVGTNLEHKVDLDHLGPVTDCAYSPDNKYLVACDSNRKVILYGLPEYKPPHNKEWGFHNARVNCVSWSPNSLLVASGSLDTTIIIWSVTNPSKHTIIKNAHPQSQITRLVWLDNETVISTGQDCNTKVWQVEAI